A stretch of Alligator mississippiensis isolate rAllMis1 chromosome 14, rAllMis1, whole genome shotgun sequence DNA encodes these proteins:
- the SMPD2 gene encoding sphingomyelin phosphodiesterase 2 produces the protein MPAAMEKEPLLQLRVFDLNCWAIRYLSKLRQERVQMIADTLSQEGYDLVLLQEVWSETDYRTLKQRLSACYPSSHYFRSGVIGSGLCVFSKYPILDTFLYQYSLNGYPYMLQHGDWFCGKSVGLLVLKIQEIVFNIYVTHLHAEYCREKDAYLPHRVVQAWELGQFIQHTSKAADVVLLGGDLNMHPEDVGIRLLRGWTGLRDSFTDAERFEGCEDGCTLVPDNYFTNKKELQPFPLGIRIDYILYKGQSNFAVKCDRLVTTTGKAPGKSIPYSDHEAVIATLYVKRHGEAKAPNSNTVEPALVDIMNEARTEVRVGLHAAQRQRYSSGRMAILALLLLLLQAVMGLSSLVGWASPQPFPKFSFSVLGSLAVLVLLVSGVLHIFHAIEVKVLQGTEDQMRLALQSLQDRLSTK, from the exons ATGCCAGCCGCAATGGAGAAggagcctctgctgcagctgcgaGTCTTCGACCTCAATTGCTG GGCAATCCGCTACCTGAGCAAGCTGCGACAGGAGCGCGTCCAGATGATTGCAGACaccctgagccaggagggctATGACCTGGTGCTCCTCCAGGAG GTGTGGAGTGAGACGGACTACCGCACGCTGAAACAGAGGCTGTCTGCATGCTACCCTTCCTCCCACTACTTCCGCAG TGGAGTGATTGGCAGTGGGCTCTGCGTGTTCTCCAAGTACCCGATCCTGGACACCTTCCTGTACCAGTACTCCCTCAATGGCTATCCCTACATG CTCCAGCATGGGGACTGGTTTTGCGGCAAATCTGTGGGGCTCCTTGTCCTCAAGATCCAGGAGATCGTCTTCAACATCTATGTGACCCAT ctccatgcagaaTACTGCCGGGAGAAGGATGCGTACCTCCCCCATCGAGTGGTGcaggcctgggagctggggcagttcATACA GCACACCTCAAAGGCAGCTGAtgtggtgctgctgggtggggattTGAACATGCACCCCGAGGATGTGGGGATTCGGCTGCTGCGAGGCTGGACAGGCCTGCGGGACTCCTTCACTGACGCCGAGCGGTTCGAG GGCTGTGAGGACGGCTGTACCCTGGTGCCAGACAACTACTTTACAAACAAGAAggagctgcagcccttcccactgGGGATCCGCATCGACTACATCCTTTACAAG GGTCAGTCCAACTTTGCGGTGAAGTGTGACAGGCTGGTGACCACCACAGGAAAAGCTCCTGGCAAGAGCATCCCCTACTCGGACCACGAAGCCGTCATCGCTACACTCTACGTGAAGAGGCACGGGGAAGCCAAGGCCCCGAACAGTAACACAGTGG agccagcactggtggaCATCATGAACGAAGCCCGGACCGAGGTGCGGGTGGGGCTGCATGCCGCCCAGCGCCAGCGCTACTCCAGTGGCCGCATGGCtatcctggccctgctcctgctcctgctgcaggccGTGATGGGCCTGAGCTCCCTGGTGGGCTGGGCCtcaccccagcccttccccaagTTCTCCTTCTCCGTCCTGGGCTCGCTGGCTGTACTGGTGCTGCTGGTCTCGGGTGTGCTGCACATCTTCCATGCTATCGAAGTCAAGGTGCTCCAGGGCACTGAGGACCAGATGAGGCTGGCTCTCCAGTCGCTGCAGGACCGGCTCAGCACCAAGTGA